The sequence GGAGGCCGTGCAGGGTGAGCACGCTGAAGCCGCCCCACGTCAGCAGCGCCACCACCGCGGTGGGCACCATGGGCCCGTCCCCCGCGAAGCCCGCGAAGGAGGGGAAGAACATCACCGCCGCGTAGACCAGCAGGAGGATGAGAAGAATCGAGGCAGCCGTTCCATAGCGAGTCATCGCCGTTCCCCCGCCCGCGCGGACCTCGCGCATGGCTTCTCATGGAGGGAACGGCGGACGGGGCCAGGTGTCGTCCGCGAAGAGGGCCTGCGACGGGCGAGGCCCTTCAGCGGACGCCCAGCCCACGGCGGGCGGCGCGAGCGCTTCCCCGCTCAGCCCCGCTTCACCGGCAGCGGCCCGAAGGACTGCACCACCGGCATCAGCGACATGACGTTGATGTTCACGTGCGCCGGGCGCGTCGTCACCCAGTGCACCGCGTCCGCGATGTCCTCGGGCGTCAGCGGCTGCGTGTTGGCGTAGAGGGACGCGGCGCGCGTGTCGTCACCCTTGAAGCGGACGTTGGAGAACTCGGTGCCACCAACGAGGCCCGGCTCGATGTCCGTCACGCGGATGGCGGTGCCGTGCAGGTCCGCGCGCAGGTTGAGGCTGAACTGGTGCACGAAGGCCTTGGTGGCGCCGTACACGTTGCCGCCGGGGTAGGGGAACTCGGCGGCGATGGAGCCCATGTTGACGATGTGGCCCCGGTTGCGCGCCACCATGCCGGGCAGCAGCGCGTGCGTGCAGTACAGGAGCCCCTTCACGTTGGTGTCCACCATCACGTCCCAGTCCTCCACCCGCGCTGACTGCGCCAGGTCCAACCCCAGCGCGAGCCCCGCGTTGTTGACCAGCACGTCCACCTCGGCGAAGTCCGCCGGCAGCGACGCCACCGCGCGCCCCACCGCCTCGCGGTCCGTGATGTCGAGCGTCACGGGGAGCAGCCGCTCGCCCAATTCGGCCCGCAGTGCCTCCAGCCGCTCCGTCCGCCGCCCGGTGGCGATGACGCGCGCGCCGTCCTGTAGGTAGCGCCGCGCAATGGCCAGGCCGAACCCGGCGGTAGCTCCGGTGATGAACACGTTCATGTGAGTGCCCTCGAAGTCGGACGTCAGTCGTCCTCGCCCTGGTACACACAGCCACTGGTGCATGTCTCTCGCACGACGATGCGGCTGAGCTGGGGAAGGGTGGGACGCAGCCGCTTCCAGATCCACCGAGACAGGTTCTCGCTGGTGGGGTTCTCCAGGCCCTCAATCTCGTTGAGGTAGTAGTGGTCCAGCCGCTGGCGCAGGGGCTCGAAGGCGTCCTTGATGTCCGAGAAGTCCATCACCCAGCCGGTGCGCTCGCCCACGGGGCCGCGCACGTGGATTTCCACCCGGTAGCTGTGCCCATGGAGCCGGCTGCACTTGTGGTTGGGGGGCACGTTGGGCAGCCGGTGGGCCGCCTCGAAGGTGAATTCCTTGAAGATGTCCAAGGCGTCTCCTGACAACGGGGGAGCGGGCTCATATCTCGCGCGCTCCTCTCCTCGTCAAGGAACGCAGGACCCCGCGGGTGGGCATGGGCTCACCGCCCGCCCACGCGCACGTCCGCCCGCTCCCGCCCGGGCCGGCCTTCTCCCAGCGTGAAATTGAAGGGCTCGGACCCGGGAATATCTCCGCCTCCACCGGCCCACATACGTCCTCCAGTCTGGCGAATGCCGGCCGTATGGCGCATCAGCCGGACTTCTTCCCGCCTTTCGCAACCACGCGGAATCGTGAATGCCGCCTTCCTCCCCAGCAGCCTGGCGGGCGTGACTTGCCGATGCGTGCGGGAATGAACAGCGCGGGGCTCGGAATTGGCGGCCGTCCTCGCGAGCGCCCCACGGATCGCGACCCACACAAGGAGTCACACAGGATGCGCCAACGGTTTCCGCTGATACCGGCC comes from Pyxidicoccus parkwaysis and encodes:
- a CDS encoding SDR family NAD(P)-dependent oxidoreductase, whose amino-acid sequence is MNVFITGATAGFGLAIARRYLQDGARVIATGRRTERLEALRAELGERLLPVTLDITDREAVGRAVASLPADFAEVDVLVNNAGLALGLDLAQSARVEDWDVMVDTNVKGLLYCTHALLPGMVARNRGHIVNMGSIAAEFPYPGGNVYGATKAFVHQFSLNLRADLHGTAIRVTDIEPGLVGGTEFSNVRFKGDDTRAASLYANTQPLTPEDIADAVHWVTTRPAHVNINVMSLMPVVQSFGPLPVKRG
- the queD gene encoding 6-carboxytetrahydropterin synthase QueD, producing the protein MDIFKEFTFEAAHRLPNVPPNHKCSRLHGHSYRVEIHVRGPVGERTGWVMDFSDIKDAFEPLRQRLDHYYLNEIEGLENPTSENLSRWIWKRLRPTLPQLSRIVVRETCTSGCVYQGEDD